The Populus alba chromosome 13, ASM523922v2, whole genome shotgun sequence genome contains the following window.
TGGTTCAGATGATGCTTCTAAGCGAGAGATTGCAGCTTTTTTCGCTCATGTCACACATGAGACTGGACGTAAGTTCCTTCTCCACCCCATTTGATTTACATCTCTTGCAATGTTTCATATGTGAATGGTAAGTGTTATATCATAACATTTCTTCTTTAGcatgataattaatttgttattcttGCAGACTTCTGCTATAGAGAAGAAATAAATGGTGCATCTCGTGACTACTGCGACGAAAACAACAAGCAAAACCCTTGTGTTCCTGGCAAGAAATACCATGGCCGTGGGCCACTTCAAATATCATGGAACTTCAACTACGGGCCAGCCGGAAGGAGCAACGACTTTGATGGACTGAACAATCCTGACGTAGTCGCAAAGGATCCCGTCGTGGCATTCAGGACAGCACTGTGGTTTTGGATGAACAATGTCCGTCCTGTCTTAAACCATGGTTTTGGAGCAACAATCGGAGCCATTAATGGTGCTCTTGAATGTAATGGAGGGAATCCTAGAACCGTACAGACTCGTATTGGGTATTATAGAGATTATTGTAATCAACTTGGTGTTGCTCCTGGCAAAAACCTCAGCTGTTAGGTTATTCTTAAACAATTAATGTCATTCTAAATAACCTCAGTACCATGTCATGGAATAATCAACTTGGCTAGCTCCGAGCTTTGATGTTGTAAGGACTACTCTTTCAaataacaagttttaatttacattatttttgtactcttttttttttttagtattgatgaaattactattaaattttccaaaaacaaaaacaaagagattaCCATTAATTCATGTCCTTTTGAGTAGTGTGTGTATTCTGGTCGATGTTggatatcttgtttttttttttttttcttctgatattagttttaattgattcttgactttacttaaatttttagattgttaATAGAATTTTCTGTTTCTATTTATACTCACAATCTGTTGGCAAGAAACTACTTATTGAcatgattaaaataatctatcaaAAAAACTCTTATTGATAAATTGTGGTTTATCAgtaataattttacaaataaatttactAATGAATAAAGTacgcaaaaaaaattttacctACTTCATTCTATTGATACTTCTATCACTAAATATAACATATCAGTGATATAAAAACACATGTCATTTTATCAATAATTCTATTTGTCTGTTGGTATGTTCATAGTAAATTTAACATGTAACTCGCAGTCAAACTATTTGTTCAATTGTTAGTGGATAAACAATGACAGTAacatttgtattaatttttttgcaactctTTACAATATGTTATAGACATGTCTGTTCATAACCccgttaataataatttaggaatatatataatttaaaaaaatctattaaacaaaaaataattacaaaaaataaattaatataaaaataaaatatttctttttattatttaacaagtaTAAATTTTGTCATGATAATCTTTAACATGAATGGAAgaagattaatattttatgataaaattattgtaactgcaaaatattaattaagatgagtattataaattttgattttgattttttgatcgaaagaaaatatatttgtatgtataataataaacatattttctaatttttcaaatgaGAGCTCTGCTGCTTTGATGCATTCTGGCTAGGTATTTTGGTCATTAATTTTTGCAAATGAGTCATGTGAAATGAACGTTAAGAGTAGTTGTGCAACGAGGTTAAGGCCTGTATGGATTTTCTCAGAAAGAAGATAGCAAAATTATCCAGAGACAAaacgttaaaaataaataataaaaaaataaaaacaacatatttaatcacgataataaatataattaattagtttgatATAATATCATTAAGGTTTTGGAAGACTGGAAGGGACCCAATTTATCCAAATTATTTCAAAGTTAGTGTTGAATGAAGTGGTCAATTCTTCTCGAACTCTATGGTTAATTAAgtcttagtttattttatttttctaatgggAAGGTTGGAACagtgattaattttaattaaaaatatattaaaataatattttttttatttttaacaaaccaacacattaaaattattcaaaaaaactaaaaaaaataatttaaaaaacattttaaaaaaacagaaaagcaaAAAACTAAAGTAGTAATTGAAAGTTctagatatttgtttttctttgagttGAAAATAATTCGTGTTGAAAAGTCAAAGGGAGGATTAATTAATTGGAAGAAGCGGCGTCAACTCAACGTTACAGTCAAAGAAAATAATTCGTATTGACTTCAAGACATTTCACATTTAGTATCCGAGTTTACGTTGGAGGAGAATTTTATAATGTTATGATTAAGAGTAAATATGAGttcttattttctaataataataataataataataaatccaaaaactatcaaaaatatataagaatattttcaattaaattaagaaatatatattttttttattttctctcttgtttcactcttttatttttgtctattcttttttttttttagagtaaatATAAAAGTATCTATTCTTTAAAtactataaatgtttttgtCCGTATTGatattaactaatttttatttaataaatctttATCTCATGCCCCAATGTTGAGTCAAAATCCATGTTCTTGGTTCTCCTTTATCCGGCAAAGATTTGGTTATTGGGTTTGACGTTTATTTCAAATCTAAGTTCAAGATCCTTCCTCATGGTATTCAATATAGAGCTCATTTCTTTCCCTATAttcttatccttttattttatgaaattc
Protein-coding sequences here:
- the LOC118051319 gene encoding endochitinase PR4; this translates as MRSNLLTIILAIILAGAVPRKGVEAQCCGCAADLCCSQYGYCGTGNAYCGQGCKQGPCSASPSTPSGGGASVADIVTPSFFNGIISRAGAGCDGKNFYTRNTFLDALNSYSQFGQFGSDDASKREIAAFFAHVTHETGHFCYREEINGASRDYCDENNKQNPCVPGKKYHGRGPLQISWNFNYGPAGRSNDFDGLNNPDVVAKDPVVAFRTALWFWMNNVRPVLNHGFGATIGAINGALECNGGNPRTVQTRIGYYRDYCNQLGVAPGKNLSC